In the Candidatus Poribacteria bacterium genome, TGTGCTGTCGCCTCGCCAATGTTGGGGAGGGTTTGAAGTTCCTCAGTTGAAGCAGTATTGATGTTAAGAAGTGCCGGTTTGTTTAGGGTCGACTTTGCCCGATTTTGTGGATGTTCGTCGTTCGGAACAGCGATCAGGTCCGGTTTTCCAAGGAACACCACTGGTGCGAATCGCCGCAACCCCCAGAAACCTGCCCCCGCTAAAATCAGTATCACGAGGAAAGTAACTGCCCGCCAATAATGGCGTTCCACTGCATTTTCCACGTTATTCATCTCTATTTTCCTCAAGAGACAGCACCTGGTTTGCAGGCACGGATTTAATCAGTTGCTTTACGCCACTTTGCCACTGAATCTCAATGCTGTCCACCTGTTTGTAATCTCCAATACCGAAATGGAGCGTGAGATCACGTTGTGAGAGATAGCCGTCGCCACTCCTCACTTCACGCGTCTGTGTGAGTTCCCCTATTTTTATTTTAACGCGCGCACCAATCGCATCTATAGAACCCTGCGTTGCAACCAATCGGATTTGCAAATAGTTTTTTCGGTTACCACCATCGTTGCGCAAGAGACGAGGGGTAGCGTTTGAATTCGTCACCACGATATCAAGGTCGCCATCCGAATCGTAATCAGCAAAGGTAGCACCGCGGCTTACGTCCTCTAACTTCATGCCGGGCCCGAGGGTTTCTGAGACTTCGGTAAAGGTGCCGTTATAGTTGTTGCGGAAAAGCAAATTGCGCTGTTCGTAAGTGCCTTGCTGTCCGAGTTCGGCGAGATTCTCGTGAAGATGTCCATTGGCGACGAAGAGGTCTTGGTAGCCGTCGTTGTCGTAATCAATAAAGGCGGTTGCCCATCCGAGGTAAGGATAGGTAAGCTGCGCAGTCTTTGTTGTGGCTGTTGCGTCTGTAAAGAAGCCGTCAGCATCGTTATGGTAGAGGGTGTTGGTCTGTTGCGCATAGTTGGTGACGGTGAGATCAAACCATCCGTCGTTGTTCCAATCGCCAAAGGCAGTACCCATACCGTTTTCGGCGGCACCGTTCTCGCTGAGTGCCACGCCAATCATGAAACCGACCTCCTCAAAAGTGCCATCACTATTATTATGATAAAAGAGGTTTTCCGTAGAATCGTTCGCGACGTAAATGTCCAATGCCCCATCATTATTATAGTCACCCCAGACAACGCCTAATCCTTTGCCGGTCGTATTGTAAATGCCTGCGGATTTCGTGGCATCGGTAAATGTTCCGTCCCCGTTGTTGCGAAACAGCGTATCCGATTGGGCGGGGAAGTTATCAGGTTCACAGTAAGCGCGGATGCCTTTCTCTTTAAGTCCGCACCACGGATTTTCATCAATGTCAAAGACGATGTAGTTGACGACGTAGAGATCGAGGTTGCCATCGCGGTCGTAGTCAGCAAAGGCACAACTGGAACTCCAACGAGGCTCCGTCACGCCAGCAACTTCGGCAACATCCGTAAAAGTACCATCGCCGTTATTGCGGTAGAGTCGATTGGTGCCGTAGTTTGTGACGTAAAGATCTAATTGACCGTCGTTATTGTAATCGCCGACTGCACATCCGTGTCCGTAGCCGGTATCTCCAACGCCGGACTCTTCTGTGACATCCGTGAACGTACCATCACCGTTATTGCGGTAGAGGCAATTGGTAGGAATATCGTCAGCGACGTAACCGGGGAGCGGTGCGCCGTTAACGAAGTACAAATCGGGGTCGCCATCAGCGTCGTAATCAAAAAAAGCGGCACCGGAACCGAGCGTCTCCATAAAATATTTCTGTCCACTCCGACCATCAGTGTGTTGCCAATGGATACCGGCTTCCTGCGTCACATCAACGAATTGGATACCTGTGTCCGCGTTTGCTGGCGGCACGCTGGCACCCCACAAAATGACGATTAGAAAGCGTATAAAAATATCTATAGGGGTATTTCGTCTTTTCATTCCTGAATTTCTGTTAATGTCTGTTGAAAAGCCTTGTTTTCAGGCTCCATTTCGATAGCGGTTTGGATTGCTTTCAACGCCTTGTCGCGCGCCCCTATCTGGAAATGCGCTAAAGCGAGTGTCTGTAGATATTGTGGTGCGGGTGATAAACGGAACGCTTTTTCGGCATAAGCGACGGCATCTTGTAACTGGATTTTTTGCAGGGTATACAGTCGGGCTAACCCGTTGAGTGCGTAGTGCGCATTGGCATCGAGTTTTAAGGCTGCCTGAAATGCCGAAATCGCCTCAGTAATTTTCCCATATTTCGCGTAAACAAGCCCGAGTCGGTAGTGCTGGACCGGGTTGCTTGGTTCCATAAGGGTTGCGCGTTCACGGGTATCAATCTCTTGCGCGATTTCATTGAGGCGATGGTAAGCATCCATGGCGCGTTTTCCCTCTTCCCGCTTCTTGAGCCGGAACAGTGCCTGTGCGAGATTATAGTACGCCCCGACATGATCGCGTTTTTGTGCGATAACGCGTTGGTATTCCGCAGCGGCGCGCTGAAACTCCCGTTTTTTTGTCAGGACTAAGCCGAGTCGATAACGTGCTGCAGTGAACTGCGGATTCTGGCGGATAGCCGCCTCTAAAAGCGGAAGTGCCTTATCCAATTCACCCTGTTCTTGGTAGATCGCCCCCAAATTACCGTTCGCCATCGGGAGGTTCGGTGCAACGGCTAAAGCAGCCTTATAATAGTGGATCGCCTGCCCGTCGTCTTCAACTGCTTCATAACAGGAAGCGAGGTTCGTCATCGCGGCGGCAAGATTCGGAGAGCGTTTTAGACTTTCGAGGTATGCCTCTATCGCCTCTGGAAACCGTTCAGCTTGTTGATATGCGGATGCGATACCGAGTCGGACCTGGAGGGATTCTGGGGACTTTTGTACAAGGTTCTGATAAACGCGGATAGCGTCGTCAAGGCGCTTGGTTTTCGTGTAGAGTGCAGCGAGGTTCGCTTCAGCCTGTATGAGATCAGGGTTCATAGTTAGGGCGAGCGTGAGTGCCTTTTCAGATGCAGGAAAGTTTCTGTGTTGGAGGTAAATTGTGCCTAAGGCAGCGTGTGCTTCGGCATAATCTGGTTGCAATGTAACCGCACGCCGAAGATTTTGAATTGCCTGCTGATATCTTCCTTGACGCACCGCTTGCATACCGCGAGCATAGAGTTCTTGGGGTGTTTGCGCGACAGCATCCGATACAACACTAACCAGAACGACACAGAAAAAAACGGCGAATGATAATCCCTTTGGGAACATAACTGTTTATCCTCCACCGTTTATTTTAGCCTGAAACAACACTTGAAATCAAGCGTTTTTTCTCGTCATCAAGCAAGTTGATAACTACCTGTATATCTCGCTCAATTGTAGTGTTCAGCACTCAGTAAATTGTAAGGTTTAGATTGACAATGATCAGGAGATTCAATCAAAATACTCATCCTCATTAAACTTCGTCCATGATTCAAATATGGGAAAGGGTCGCGGGAGATTGGCGTTGTTGATATTCAATCTAAACCTTATTTTCTCGCTATCAAAAAGGTTCTGGATCGATATTGAGATGCCGGTAGTTTCAATGCAATTGTCGCACTGTGTCGGGAGTATTTGTTGGGAACGGGGTGCCTCAAAATAAATCCTGTATTCCGAACCCGCCTTCTCAATACGATAATCGTCCGATAATATCTCCCACTCGTTAAGCGCATACATACCTTCAGCATACTGTGCCCAGAGACTGACACCATTAAAGAAATCAAGGATAACGCCTTTTCTCTTATCGGCATCTTTAGAAGGGTCAAATTGGCGGAATGAACGATCATCCAATTCCGCTTTTATCCGTTGTTCTTCCTCGCTACTGACGGGTTGTAATGGATTGTCGGCGCACGAAGAAAGGATCAGACAAGTGAACATAAAAATAAAAGGCAGGAAGTGTGTTTTTGTGTTGGTTTTGAAGGTGTTGTGTTGACGCATCTGTATGTCCTCCATCTTTTTTTGTTGCGTAAATTTTAACGTTAATCGAATAGGTTTGTCAAAATGAATGTTAAGAGCAATTGAAAAATCTGGATTGTACTTGATATGGAAGCCCACCTCTGCTAAAATACGCAGTGAATTCACATTGGGAGAAAAATGTTATGCAGGAAATTGTGGTAGATTCAGCGCGGTTACACGACTTTGCTCGGACGCTTTGCGAAAGGGCAGGGCTGCGCTTGGAAGATGCGGAAACGATGGCGAGACATCAAGTACAGACCGATTTGCGGGGTGTGCATTCACACGGCACACGCGCTTTGCCGGGTTATCTCAACCTTGTGCTTGATGGCAAGATGAATCCGAAACCCGAACTCCACATTGCGACAGAGGGACCGAGTTTCGCTGTGGTTGACGGAGATAACGGCATGGGGCACCTGGCAAGCACGCGCGCTATGGAGACAGCAATAGCGAAAGCAGAGACCACCGGCATCGCCGCGGCAGGGGTACGCAATGCCGGGCATTTCGGTGCGGCTGCATGCTATTCAATTATGGCGGCATCAAACCAGATGATCGGGTTCTCGACAACAAATACAGGTGGTGCCTCTATTGTAGCACCCGGTGGTGCGGAGGCAGTAGTCGCTAACAACGCGATGAGTTACGCGCTGCCTACTGGGAATGGGCATCCGATTGTTTTGGATATGGCGTGCGGCGTTTCCGCATGGGGGAAGATCGGTACACTTCGGATGTATGGCAAACCGATTCCAGAAGGATGGCTCATAGACGACACCGGACAACCCACCAGCGACCCGGATAAAGGGCGGTTTTTAGCACCCGCAGCGGGACCCCGCGGTTACGGTTTGGCACTCATCATGGGCATTCTCGCCGGCCCGCTGAGCGGTGGCTTGATGGCGTGTAATAAATCGGGGGATCCATCTGAACACTTCTTTTTCGCGTTGAACATTTCGAGTTTCACAGATTACGACGGTTACGTTGAAGAAATTCAGCAAGGTATTGGCAAAATACACGCCTCGAAAACGGCAGAAGATGTGGAACAAGCCTACCTCCCCGGTGAAATCGAGTGGAATAACTACGACAATTATCTTGAAAATGGTATTCCGATCCATGTAGATCACTTACAAGGTCTTGCTGGCATCGCTGAGAAACTGGATGTCCCTATCTGTTGGGAATGGTAAAAGAAACAGAAGAAAATAAGGGGTAAATATGGCAGATACTAATGAACGTGTAGCGGGTGGTACGCTTCCCGATTGGGATGTTGCAGAACTGCCCGAACCACCGAAATATCAATTTGGGAAAGCGTTCCGAAGCATCTTAGGTCCCGGTATTATTGCGTTAGGGGGTTCAATCGGGAGCGGTGAATGGTTGTTGGGACCCGCAATTACTGCACAATACGGAGGGAGTCTACTCTGGATCGCGACAATCGCTATCTTGCTTCAGGTAGTCCTGAATACAGAGGCGATCCGCTATACACTTTATACAGGCGAACCGATGTTAAGTGGCTACATGCGCTGCAAACCGGGCGCGCCATTTTGGGCATCTTTCTATTCGGGTATTAATTTTTTTGGGATTTGGCCGGGTTGGGCGATGACCGCTGCGACAGCACTCGCTGCGGCGTGGATCGGTTATATGCCGCAAGATGCTGATAGTGGAACGGTGCGTCTATTCGCATATCTTATTTTTTTCGCGTGCTTAGGGATCGTGCTGTTTGGCGGAAAGATTTACAACGCCCTTGAGAAAGTGCAGCTTTTCATGGTCATCTGG is a window encoding:
- a CDS encoding ComEA family DNA-binding protein, which codes for MNNVENAVERHYWRAVTFLVILILAGAGFWGLRRFAPVVFLGKPDLIAVPNDEHPQNRAKSTLNKPALLNINTASTEELQTLPNIGEATAQRIVDYRTQHGDFDSVDAIQNVKGIGVKTLEKLRPFVDAK
- a CDS encoding CRTAC1 family protein, with amino-acid sequence MKRRNTPIDIFIRFLIVILWGASVPPANADTGIQFVDVTQEAGIHWQHTDGRSGQKYFMETLGSGAAFFDYDADGDPDLYFVNGAPLPGYVADDIPTNCLYRNNGDGTFTDVTEESGVGDTGYGHGCAVGDYNNDGQLDLYVTNYGTNRLYRNNGDGTFTDVAEVAGVTEPRWSSSCAFADYDRDGNLDLYVVNYIVFDIDENPWCGLKEKGIRAYCEPDNFPAQSDTLFRNNGDGTFTDATKSAGIYNTTGKGLGVVWGDYNNDGALDIYVANDSTENLFYHNNSDGTFEEVGFMIGVALSENGAAENGMGTAFGDWNNDGWFDLTVTNYAQQTNTLYHNDADGFFTDATATTKTAQLTYPYLGWATAFIDYDNDGYQDLFVANGHLHENLAELGQQGTYEQRNLLFRNNYNGTFTEVSETLGPGMKLEDVSRGATFADYDSDGDLDIVVTNSNATPRLLRNDGGNRKNYLQIRLVATQGSIDAIGARVKIKIGELTQTREVRSGDGYLSQRDLTLHFGIGDYKQVDSIEIQWQSGVKQLIKSVPANQVLSLEENRDE
- a CDS encoding Ldh family oxidoreductase, with the protein product MQEIVVDSARLHDFARTLCERAGLRLEDAETMARHQVQTDLRGVHSHGTRALPGYLNLVLDGKMNPKPELHIATEGPSFAVVDGDNGMGHLASTRAMETAIAKAETTGIAAAGVRNAGHFGAAACYSIMAASNQMIGFSTTNTGGASIVAPGGAEAVVANNAMSYALPTGNGHPIVLDMACGVSAWGKIGTLRMYGKPIPEGWLIDDTGQPTSDPDKGRFLAPAAGPRGYGLALIMGILAGPLSGGLMACNKSGDPSEHFFFALNISSFTDYDGYVEEIQQGIGKIHASKTAEDVEQAYLPGEIEWNNYDNYLENGIPIHVDHLQGLAGIAEKLDVPICWEW
- a CDS encoding tetratricopeptide repeat protein; translated protein: MFPKGLSFAVFFCVVLVSVVSDAVAQTPQELYARGMQAVRQGRYQQAIQNLRRAVTLQPDYAEAHAALGTIYLQHRNFPASEKALTLALTMNPDLIQAEANLAALYTKTKRLDDAIRVYQNLVQKSPESLQVRLGIASAYQQAERFPEAIEAYLESLKRSPNLAAAMTNLASCYEAVEDDGQAIHYYKAALAVAPNLPMANGNLGAIYQEQGELDKALPLLEAAIRQNPQFTAARYRLGLVLTKKREFQRAAAEYQRVIAQKRDHVGAYYNLAQALFRLKKREEGKRAMDAYHRLNEIAQEIDTRERATLMEPSNPVQHYRLGLVYAKYGKITEAISAFQAALKLDANAHYALNGLARLYTLQKIQLQDAVAYAEKAFRLSPAPQYLQTLALAHFQIGARDKALKAIQTAIEMEPENKAFQQTLTEIQE